In the Helianthus annuus cultivar XRQ/B chromosome 11, HanXRQr2.0-SUNRISE, whole genome shotgun sequence genome, one interval contains:
- the LOC118483958 gene encoding extensin-like, with the protein MTTVVAATTTTHLHPNCLPPPPATTHLHPSRQPPPPLPTVTHHPHLRPRRHSPPPPTPPRHSCHPPRLRRQPPPTSTTDHHCRRHPPPSPSPTTIVVATTDLCHRQPLPPIATTSDHRYDCHLSPPTTTDYRHLSPILFLRLFFPTKQHKSQALHGVGWYT; encoded by the exons ATGACTACCGtcgtcgccgccaccaccaccacccacctccaccccAACTGTCTCCCGCCACCAcccgccaccacccacctccaccccAGTCGTCAACCACCTCCGCCGCTACCAACCGTCACCCACCATCCACACCTCCGCCCCCGCCGTCACTCGCCACCACCCCCGACACCACCGCGCCACAGCTGCCACCCACCCCGCCTCCGCCGTCAgccgccacccacctccaccaccgaccaccactGTCGTCGTCACCCACCACCGTCCCCGTCACCCACCACCATTGTCGTCGCCACCACCGACCTCTGCCACCGCCAACCGTTGCCACCCATCGCCACCACCTCCGACCATCGCTACGAttgccacctatcaccacccaccaccaccgactACCGTCACTTATCAccgattttattccttcgtctATTCTTTCCTACCAAACaacacaaa AGTCAGGCGCTTCATGGAGTCGGTTGGTATACTTAA
- the LOC110887685 gene encoding integrin-linked protein kinase 1: MAYETCDDFDTQRIGNFLSCASRGDRVGLNLMLRDGISPNVQDDYKRTALHLAASEGHASIVELLLHYKADVNLEDRWNRTPLTDARLFGHRDICRLLEVNNPMTIDRDEDAKEVNIDISEIDSFNSEPIEQGVMGNSELVKWRGTWVVKTIIERQINFPVKMVLSANGNTQLRELRHPNILECLGSIMHDGQMILITEYLPRGRLYDMLIQRAGLDLPLALRFALDIARGMNYLHHHKPCPIIHNHLDPKNLLQDEGGHLKIGEYWIQTLYELHPNKKRTVNWRWHLVNRGRDILSFGLILYQMVEVKFMPSIIYEHELKFSSKCPARIQQLIRQCIGDVLFRPDFMGIIDTLEEVYLSLGKPSCGLLSTFTAVVC; the protein is encoded by the exons ATGGCGTATGAAACGTGTGACGATTTTGATACGCAAAGGATTGGTAACTTTCTGAGTTGTGCATCTAGAGGTGACAGGGTTGGGCTTAATTTGATGCTGAGAGATGGAATATCTCCTAATGTTCAAGATGATTATAAGAGGACTGCACTTCATTTGGCTGCTAGTGAAGGTCATGCATCCATTGTAGAGCTTTTGTTACATTACAAAGCTGATGTTAATCTTGAAGATAGATGGAATCGAACG CCACTGACGGATGCAAGGCTGTTTGGACATAGAGACATATGCAGACTTCTTGAAGTGAACAATCCAATG ACAATAGATCGTGATGAAGATGCAAAGGAAGTTAATATTGACATTTCAGAGATTGATTCTTTTAATTCAGAACCAATTGAGCAG GGTGTAATGGGTAATTCTGAATTGGTCAAGTGGCGTGGAACATGGGTCGTTAAAACAATAATCGAGAGACAGATAAACTTCCCGGTGAAAAT GGTTTTGTCAGCTAATGGTAACACACAGTTAAGGGAGCTTCGTCATCCAAATATACTAGAGTGTCTTGGTTCTATTATGCATGATGGACAAATGATTCTGATAACAGAATATTTGCCAAGA GGAAGATTGTATGATATGTTGATCCAAAGGGCTGGACTAGATCTACCACTTGCTTTGCGGTTTGCACTCGACATTGCTAG GGGGATGAATTATCTTCATCATCACAAGCCCTGCCCAATAATTCACAATCATCTGGATCCAAA AAACTTATTGCAAGATGAAGGTGGCCATTTAAAGATTGGTGAATATTGGATCCAAACGTTGTATGAGTTACACCCGAATAAAAAAC GTACTGTCAACTGGCGCTGGCATTTAGTCAATAGAGGAAGAGACATCCTATCATTTGGACTCATATTATATCAG ATGGTAGAAGTAAAGTTCATGCCAAGCATCATCTATGAGCATGAACTGAAATTCAGTAGTAAATGTCCTGCAAGGATTCAACA GTTGATAAGGCAATGTATTGGTGACGTTCTTTTTCGCCCTGACTTCATGGGCATCATCGACACGCTAGAAGAAGTGTACCTGTCTCTAGGAAAACCTTCTTGTGGTCTGTTGAGCACATTCACAGCTGTGGTCTGTTGA